A single genomic interval of Zobellia nedashkovskayae harbors:
- a CDS encoding GAF domain-containing protein: MFNDLRIKTSTILNSASLTVDERLQNLCELLKETVPHYDWVGFYFKNGNKEELKLGPYAGAPTDHIIIPFGKGICGQVAVSNQNFVVPDVKAQDNYIACSITVKAEIVVPLFIDGENVGQIDIDSNTPDPFTEEDERFLEFVNTEVAKIYTF; encoded by the coding sequence ATGTTTAACGACTTACGAATCAAAACTAGCACTATACTTAACTCCGCCTCTTTAACCGTAGACGAACGCCTTCAGAACCTTTGCGAACTTCTTAAAGAAACTGTACCTCATTATGACTGGGTAGGGTTCTATTTTAAGAACGGAAACAAAGAAGAACTAAAGCTAGGACCATATGCGGGCGCTCCTACCGATCATATTATCATACCTTTCGGAAAAGGAATTTGCGGACAAGTAGCCGTATCTAATCAAAATTTTGTGGTGCCAGATGTAAAGGCGCAAGATAATTACATAGCATGCAGCATTACCGTAAAAGCAGAAATTGTAGTTCCTTTATTTATTGATGGTGAAAACGTAGGCCAGATTGATATTGACTCCAATACTCCTGACCCATTTACTGAAGAAGATGAGCGCTTTTTAGAGTTTGTAAATACCGAAGTCGCCAAAATCTACACCTTTTAA